The stretch of DNA AAAAGCTAGCTGTTTTTTAATTGTTACTatacttaacaacaacaacaacaacaataataataaatgcctCCTGTTCCAAATAAAACTCTAAgaggctttttaaatttcttggttTACAGATGAAGCCCCAAGGCTTTGTAACATCCCAGAATGACCAACAAcccagctcagtgcctggcacaaattAAGTggtcaacaaatataaaaataattaatatcctAACTTGTATAGATTCGTTTGCAAGTAGATTTTGCAGAGAAGAGAGTGTGTAGTTTTCTTTCGATTCTCAAAATAGTCCATGgtctaagaaataaaaagaaccacTGCTTGAAAAGAGAATTTGTCACTGCATGAATAACAAGGTCTAATAAGAATCATGAGGAAGTGGGGAGGAAAGATGTGAGTAGGTCTGGCTTCCCACCCTAAGAAGGTTTGGAACAGCCTTGTGATGTTATTCTCTGGGCTGGCAGTTCAGAGTTGTTTCCTCTCCCCACCTAGAAATTCCCATTTGCCCTCTGAGGCCATTTACATAAGACTCTGTGGGATTACTGGCTGTACATCTAGGCTTGAGTGGAGTGATTGGATGCCAGGTAATTTCGTTCTGGTTTTGTAGGAATCATAGAATGTTAGCACTGGAAAGAACCTCATACACAATCTATTTAAGGGTTTTCAAATTTATAGCAGATGTGTTACCATTCCCCTTCTTGCACCCATGGAAGATATCTCTAATTAGGGATGACACTCTTCACTTCTGTGTCTTTTGAATCCTTAACATAACATTGTATGGAAGCATTACCAATAGATTGAAATTAGCATGCACAAGGAAAACAGTTTTCCATCACTATCACATGTCCAATATCCTCCCATTACAGCTGGGAAAATCAACGAGATGACATTTGGTAAGTCTGTGAATTACCAAATAATTACTGTGAAGTGAGTGATATAAATGTTTTGAGGGATTAATGATTGTAACTTCAAACTACAAACATTTTAGTAccaaatatgattttatttgccactgttattttttcctcattttttttagaataaagaaGGAAACTATTTTAAGTGATCATTAATCTTCTTTCTACACACAGGtctaaaaagcaacaaaaatgggGCCCTGAGTAACAAAAAGAAGTTATAAGTTATTTTAAGTACAATAAGTTAAGCAAAATTTCAGGCATTCGACCACTCTCTCTCATTTCTCagtatcctttaaaaaattagttcgGGCAAGTCTTGTACTTAAATTTAAGAGACTAGGGGCTGTTATAACTGACGGAAGATAAGTCACTTAGCctttcccagcctcagtttcccctactGTAATAGAATGATATTAGACAGTTCATAGGAATGGAAAACTTGTTTTCTTATTCaagggagaggagaaaataagTGTCTGTTGAACAGAAGAATatgaacattatttattttcgtgtgtgtgtgtgtgtgtgtgcgcgtctgtgtatatatgtaacaaGAAAGCATATTTAAGGTGAGAGTAAGAATTGGCTAGGGAAAGATACTAAATAAAGTGCATCTCCACCTTTTAAAGCCATTAATTAAATAATGTAGACCTGGCTTCAAAATTAAACATCATTGTAGTTTATAACTTAGGATGGAATGCTTGCTCTGCATAAGGGTATAGGGTATAAGCCTTGTCAGAAACTTTTCCAACTGAGTTTAtgagaaaaactggagaaaatttGAGTCTTTAAGCAGACCTATAGGGATCAAATTTAAAATTCTGGCAATGGCTagacttttgttttcttgtgaggATGTTAGGGTGACTATGGAGAGAATTGCCAAATATGTAGCtattccccttccttctttatcATATACTCTAAGTAAACTGGCTTAAATCCAGTTTACTGGCTTAAATCTCTCTCCTTTTGCATTGGCCCCTTTTTGAAATATGGAAGTTACAGATGTAAATTACAAAGTAAGCCAGTATtatatgaaaacatgtttattGCCTGAATAATAAAACTTAGCTAAGGAGTTATTAGAATTAGAATTCCCCTTACTTGAAGTACAAGTTTCCAATAAACAAACAGAAGCAAAACcccaaatgagaaagaatacATTGGTAACCTAAATCATAGGCATTTGGGGTATGTTCAAACAATCTGACTACTTCTTTGTAATTTACTATAGCACTGATGACAAAGCATAGACATACAATGAGAAAGAGCAAAACAGCGTATCAGTGTGACTGTGCAACCACTACAAAGCTTGGCCTTCTTAAATGTGACCACTTTAACTTACACACACCCACAGAGGCACCAGAAATCTCCCTGCAAACGTGATTTGCCTATAGTTTTGTGGCAATACtgttacaaaaaacaaaaacaactctcaGACCATGGttaataaataagagaaaagaagtaACAGACAACTTCCATGGGTTGGCAGGCATGCAAAGCAGCACCTTGAACTTCATTTGAAAAACAATCAACTCAGATAGCTTTTGGAGCCCAGGAGTGAAGGCTAGAGGCTAAAAGGAGCCACGCACTATTATGTTTGGGTATTTCCACATAATCTGCAGGATGGGGAAGTTTAATTCCCCACCACATACAACTGTGCTCTTTTAGATGTGGCTGAAACAGGTATCTCTGCAGAATTAGAAAGCCATCTAGAAATGACATTGCTTAGAATTGTTCTTTCCAGGTGACAATTCCGTAACAATCACATAAATAatgtacaaaaacaaaactaaaaatcactcgtctccaatttttttctttttaaagatgacCTCAGATCTGTTCTCAAAGTGCAAATCTAGATATAAAAAAATAGTAGGTATGGGGGAAATGTAGCCCCATCTTCTGTCCCCCACCCTCCAAAGCGGGGCTGATTTGATTCCCTCTCTCCAGCATTTGTACCCTTCCACCTATACTTTAAGATAATCATTTTTCAGCCGGCCCAGTCGGGTCCCATGGCTCCTAATGGTGAGAGCCAGCAGCTCGTATTTGTCCCTGAGCCCCACAGAGATGTCCAGTGTCTCCTTCAGCAGGGACCTGGTGTGGACCAGCATTCCCAGAAAGTCCTCGTTGAGCCTGCTCTCCTGCCGGCTGTCCTGTTCCTGGCCCTGCTTGAACTTGCTCTCCAGCTCAGTGAGGGATTTGTCCGAGTTGGAGTAGGCATCCCCGATCTGGTGGGACTCCCGCCGCAGGTACTTGCCATAGCTCTCTTCCCCGTCTAGGTCGTAGGAGATGCTTTTGCTGATGCCCTCCAGCACGCGCCCAGCATCCTCCACCTGGCGGCCCAGCACAGTGAACTCCTCCCGCAGGGTGAGGCTCAGCAGGTTGCCGGCCTGGCTCCCCTCCCCCTGGGAGCAGCGCCTGTGGTCACTCACCCTGAAGAGCAGCTGGCACTTCTCGGGGTCATCGTTCTCCTCATAGTCCCCATCGGGCACGAAGTAGTGGTGCAGAGTCCCATTGGACATCTCTGGGTAGAGGGGGCCATCGAAGTAGCCTTGACACAGGTGGCAGAAGAAACTCATGCAGAGGAACTTCagaaacaccattctggatatTCAGGATGGCCAGAGACCCCAGGAGGAGACTTTTCACCCAGGCACAAGGAAGGGAGTGTCTTTGCGAGTCAGCGTCTCCCTGAGACAGCGTCCGCCTCAGTCCCAGCCGGCTTGCAGCTCCCTGGCCCCCAGTCCCCAGCAGGCTTCATGTGGCTCTGCACACCAGTGTTTGCGTAGCGCGGCCGCCACAGCGCAGGATGCACCCACCCTTGCGCCCCTCGCTCGGTGGCTGGAACTCCTCCGGCACAGGCGTAGCGGGGAACCCCTCCTCCGGGGCACTGGCAAGATGCTGGCTCTGTAGCGCTCCTCTCGGAGTTTCCCCTTGCTCCCGGGAGATGGAGTGTGTAGCTGGAGAGAAAGGCTCTTGCCCCCTGATAGTATTTCAATTTCTGGACTGGGTGGGAATGCGGAGCTTTTCCTTTGGCTAAAGATATCCTGAGGATCTCTCTGCTCTCAAATTACAGCTGGTTTCGTCACTTGGAAGCCAGGGAACAAGTTTGGAAAGAAATCTCTCACCAGGTCTCCGCTATTAAAGGTACAGGGTCACTTTTTAAAGATTGAAAGGGAAGACTCTACAATAGAATTCAgctcaaaagagaaaatgagaagagaataAATGGAATTTCTACCACAAAAAAAACCCAGTTTGTTATTGACATACTGGGAGGGGGAAAGAATGATTAGCCTGGAAAAATGCCATTTCACGTGTCTCAATAAATATGAGTTAGGTTGGATTTTTTGAGTATatccatttttatctttaaaagtttgTGACTTTGAAGGCaaatttaaaatgtcagaaattacagttttgtttgaaaATGATTGGTTAATTAAAATTGATATAAACAATACTtgggataaaatgaaaatacagaaagttgtTTAATGTATAGTCATTAGTATGTATAAGAACAGaagctgaaaaatgaaattttgccAGCTTAGTAAGTTAAAGGACAATGAGAtccttatttaattttatgaaacaATGCTAAGCATCTGCATTGAATCTTGAACCTAATACTTTTATAGTTGTTGCCTCTTTTGAGATTCTTGAAAGCTTTTGAAGAATGTTTCTGGTACTATTATGCCCATTTTCCAAATGGAGAAATGAAGGAGCAAAATGTTAAGTGAATTGATTATAGTCACACAGTTAGACTACAGTTGAGCCAGAACTAATTGTCACAAGGTCTTTTAATTTAACTTGGGGGAATAaaaccaattttgtttttaacctggCCATTTTAATGTCTAATTTATGAACTGATTGGCAAATGGTCATCCTAAAggtcattcatttgtttaatgaatatttcttgagcatttactgagtgccaaAATCTATTTTAGGTACTGGGAATACAGCTgtgaacaaaaataaagacaaatccTTGCCTTCCTGGTGCTTACATTCTGGGAAGTAGAAAACTTGAATTTGTGAAAATAGGTtgtgtatggtggctcacacctgtaattccagcactttgggaggcagaggtgggtggatcacttgaggtcagaagttcgagaccagcctgaccaacatggtgaaactccatttttactaaaaatacaaaaaaattagctggacatggtggtgcatgcctgtaatcccagttactcaggtagctgagacaggagaattgcttgaagccaggagaggaaggttgctgtgagcctagatcgcaccactgcactccagcctgggtgacagagtgagactttttctcaaaaaaagagaaatatgtaaataaataagatgtatGTTGGACATCAATAGGGCTGTTGAAGAAAGGAAACAGAGGAAGTGTGGGAAAGCAGAAGCAGGCAGCAGTCCTGTTTCTACgggtattttctctttcttccttgaaatgtaactgcaACATTCATGTTGACTTGCCATTGTTCCATACCTACCTCCCTCCCCAAGTAATAAGGGACTGGCTTCATTCAGACTCACAATGCCACACTGTTCTGGGACTGTTATACTCATAGTCATCACTTTCATGGATATAAGCAACCCAGACTCCTGCAGAGAAAATGAGAAGTCTGGTTAAGTAACTTGATATTTTGCTGATGTGGTATCACATGCATAGAGTTTCTGAAGCATATTGACTGCACATTTTCATTCTTATCCAGATATTTAGCATCATGAAAACATTGACCAAAGGAGTTTTCCTAATATTTATGCCAAGTGGAAGACCAGGGCCTATTTCATTCTATCCCTGAAGAAAACTAACTTCCTTCAGTCGAAAGACTGAACTGTTGGACTCAAGAGCTAcattgcttcattcctttttctctgggaCATTCAGAAATGACAACAGATGGGTTCATATTGGCTGCTTGGccgaagaagagaagaggaatttACTCTGATTCATTCCATTTCTTGCACAATCTCTCTCTGACTTACTAACAAATTCAATTAAGCAAACCTATATTAAGCACTTACTACCTGCTCTGCACTTGCAGGGTGCAGTGTTAAAGTAACCACAGACACAAAGATGTGCAATAAGAAGTTTAAGCCTACAAAGAGCTTGCTCCCTGGTGGGAGAGTAGGGCATATGCTCACATAAAGTTATCATAGGAAGGGTGAAGAGTGTTTACTTTCTTCCTGCAATGACCTCATCTAAAGATATACACTCCATGTTGTGTATTAGAAAGGAATCATTTTGGTACAAATAACTAAAAGTCCACCTCAGTCTAAGGGCATTAACTTACAGAAAGCCTTAGATTAGATATTCAGAGAAGGCTTGGTCCAACCTAGTTTTTCTCTCACTATTTCTTGGTTCTGTGTCCTCGGCTTATATTCATGCATGGGCAGTCTTTTGTTTGTGTTCTAAGATGATTACCACTGTCTTCCAGGGCTATGTGCTTCTTTATTCATATGTAATAGGAATGACAGATTGGATTTCCTGGTAGCTCAAATGCAGCTCCCTCAAATCAGCTCTAGTGGTCATAGTTGGCCTGATTTGGATCATGAATATGTCTTCAAACCAGGCTTCCTGTAGTGAGGTTTGGGATTACAACACTTTGCTTAAGACAATAAGCTTGAAGCTGAAGGCAAGGTATCATGCAGACTATGTGGCTGGGTGATTTAGTGTTCTGTTAAGGAAAGGAACAGTATGGGAGTACATTCTGGGGAAGTAACCATGAATAATTCCCCTACCTTACAGTTTTGTCTTCATTAACCACATCCAAGAGAAACTGCCACCCTTGCTGCTAAGTGTTGACCAGCTGGGTGTGTGAAGGAAAACACCCTGATTTGTAGTATTTGTTGATTTCCTTAGTCTAAATACTCTCACAGTGGCTAATGTCATTGAACTCAAAGTTGGGAAGATGGCACAGAAGTACACCATTATATAATATTCCCATTATACAGATACATTCGATGCAAGTAAcgccaaaagaataaaaaatagtaaaaacctGGTAAAATAATTAAGAAGTGATTAGTTTTGCATgtatattctctttattttaacaTAGCTTAGTTAAAAGTTTAaacagtttgtttatttgtttgtttgtttgtttatttatttatttatttatttatttatttatttattttgagacatggccttgctgtgttgcctaggctggagtgcagtagcatgatcatagctcactgcagcctcaacctcccaggctcaagtgatccgcctgcctcagcctcctgagtagctgggagtacaggtgtgcaccaacatgcctgtctagtttttgtattttcttttgtagacacagggtttcatgatgttgcccaggctggtctggaactcctgggctcaagaaatctgcctgccttggtctgcaaagtgttgggataacaggcatgagccactgcacacagccagtttatttttaaataatgtccaTGTTTAACAACTGACTTGGAAAGTAGCACAACATGGCCTTTTGATTAAATGCTTCatgttcacttttaaaatgtttttagttcTATGTTGTTCATATGTGCCCAAGTCCATCTTGGACTGCTAAGGTTAGAACTGAGGTGGGTTTCTGAGGGTTGACCTAGAATGAATAAAGCCAAAGGAAATGTCTAAACACAGAGATGCCAGACAGAGGACTTTGTAGGAACCCTCTTGAAGAGTAAAATCAAGAAGCACCATCTATGGATAAGGACAATAGTTGAGTTGAGTCTAGGCTGAAAACCAGGGACCAAATTAAAGGACAGAAACTGGATGCATTTAGGGATAAAGGAGGACCTCAGGAGTAGTGGCCAGAGTTTTGTAAGTAAATAAGTGAGCATCATGGCCCAATTCCAGCTGCTTATATGTGTGTAAACACTACTACACAGTGCCAGCAAAATTTGCTAGCTCAAGAATTACTTATCCTTTATCACTTTCAgtgtactttaaaattttctttagatCATTTATCACTTTAGagaagaaagtagaaatttaGGTTGGAATTATGAGTCTAAAGATCTATGTGACAGATCTTTAAATTCTGTGACTTCTCCTTGTCAAAGGCTTTTGTGATCTATTTACTATTTCTGATTATTGTAATAGTATAACTTTCATAGAAAAGAGTATAAGGAGGTTTTGGGGAGATTAG from Piliocolobus tephrosceles isolate RC106 chromosome 13, ASM277652v3, whole genome shotgun sequence encodes:
- the FIBIN gene encoding fin bud initiation factor homolog, whose protein sequence is MVFLKFLCMSFFCHLCQGYFDGPLYPEMSNGTLHHYFVPDGDYEENDDPEKCQLLFRVSDHRRCSQGEGSQAGNLLSLTLREEFTVLGRQVEDAGRVLEGISKSISYDLDGEESYGKYLRRESHQIGDAYSNSDKSLTELESKFKQGQEQDSRQESRLNEDFLGMLVHTRSLLKETLDISVGLRDKYELLALTIRSHGTRLGRLKNDYLKV